Proteins encoded together in one Vanessa tameamea isolate UH-Manoa-2023 chromosome 30, ilVanTame1 primary haplotype, whole genome shotgun sequence window:
- the LOC113391551 gene encoding uncharacterized protein LOC113391551 gives MWGAQAGWWCGALAAALLALLALCRRAKRAPSPVPQTTVTQVHIVCNGAARVTRAGTPPEPTRARVALAAAPAPEPPVNSQRPPRDSQQPPHILIVQNCTQNTIPQQSDSPQPSSSQGPRQPPLEYRGIPKLPLPEQWLHKRPFDYKYSAIARPFAHIVNSDLMVDQQRESRAKKYSATRSPSLEKDEKSPFVSSAKSEDTEVFGFDSESVRKLSEDSDKSREMGERPPSSPHESKKELSPTNLRRFRSVSTRLNMCSVNESPLPDGQQERLEMQSSPRILECSSAKEKTSGTKFDFSPKILADTIASPRFFTPPEMVSPLFFAEPSPKSVYYDSVRSPKFFPETPRDAEVPQSQRALGDHRNRTNGIEKPSSPRVLSARPSPKVHSYNKENYFTFEHVTATEENAARVSPRPKRYGGRNSIEREIFTPPADKADIKKYRRHNSCDTNYRSVEVNISKCDDIKETADAGTKMETTDRDVVDCCAKIESLQVDKTASEKHELTPISNSAQVRRQRLKSISLDSDNAKIIEQNLGLPIAKQMKDQMNEAYKNQEGSASCESIERYQKSPSKERPVFKFDVEQKEKVESDPKSPDRKQKKCLRQSCDTQSFLDMPRFSPKEFEITVTSEEGATTSAETQTKRKGKNLRNLTIDLSKRDSDLEKELLEFEKLYTNAEEKKVKTPTLKVKATSLDSSETVNLSLPQKKTLEVPQNSISVPNTPKRQLKRILAQKNVKHDLSGGKVGYNSIQTNADQRRLFMKGQDSGIFLRENHASLMLYQPGTSRMGSRTMGSFDENMTDNAPEINVSTVDNRPGFHLDSGQTLGSNLLNYKQNLSVSSTNLKTLPEGVPSDDFEPSAEDEKLVKKLHRRNSNQSLMLSTHSLQGSNCSLSSAGASCHNLATVRTSISNFSLNNDSRQKKFSLERRDSSASINPSEHLTPTTRVICSSNTNLSGEVSKNCLLQRRGSNNSLTLNILSSNNLSRHSSNSSLNKEAKLGQKKGLLERRSSNTSLTLNINTSNPQLSTNRGLSISNYNLNGSTCNLSRYNSNHSIDNAEPRKGILERRSSNTSLTLNIQPQEPRDLEIDETLIDANLKELPHRDKHRKSLSTENLIPKSYKNRTRFRSTEKGFGSHDNLWSASYGDQEYPQNLTYVCGDQENEIIYAFGRQEDPNFQPGFVRNITTKPLSPQSTSEDFRLYLANMQHLQNASSVLTRQQLKDLNNVFQNGYSKFKCLSKNDGQHCCSGRVDIDLASENPQMALPETVASQPCSEYQKMLLRNLHQEFWDMPTNFQEKPIVSGSHTKNRYKTILPNEHSRFILRADGDNCEGYINANYIKGHEYTKNSYIATQGPLPNTLYDFWLMVRQNNAEFLSQRPPGTTTEYVQKIVMLTNFIENNRQKCEKYFPLEIDEEVTISSPDCSEVCFFFDDDMPKNTFKIKNIGKIKKSGYTIRKLDMTYVNSSGVSDASVTVYHYWFHNWADHKCPKDVNALLNLSLDILREECYDFSECKDEKDEQCKCSDSPKPGSKFVFPPLESQSIACPVKVCVTSPLNFTVENHSPPTIIHCSAGIGRTGCLIAILNGIKQLTNEQKVDVLSIVCNMRLNRGGMVQNSEQYELIHKVLCLFEHACLPDL, from the exons ATGTGGGGCGCGCAGGCGGGGTGGTGGTGCGGCGCGCTGGCGGCCGCGCTGCTGGCGCTGCTCGCGCTCTGCCGCCGCGCCAAGCGAGCGCCCTCGCCCGTGCCCCAAACGACAGTCACCCAG gTGCACATAGTGTGTAATGGAGCGGCACGCGTGACACGTGCTGGGACTCCGCCGGAACCCACACGCGCTCGCGTCGCGCTGGCCGCTGCGCCCGCGCCTGAACCCCCCGTCAACTCCCAACGACCGCCACGTGATTCACAGCAACCGCCTCACATACTTATCGTACAAAACTGCACACAAAATACTATTCCTCAGCAATCTGACTCACCCCAACCCTCGAGCTCTCAAGGTCCTCGGCAACCACCATTAGAATATCGTGGAATACCGAAGTTACCCTTGCCGGAGCAGTGGCTTCATAAACGCCCCTTCGATTACAAGTATTCGGCGATTGCGAGACCGTTTGCCCATATAGTGAACTCGGATCTCATGGTCGATCAGCAGAGGGAATCGCGGGCGAAGAAGTACAGCGCCACAAGATCTCCGTCGTTGGAAAAAGACGAGAAATCACCCTTTGTGAGTAGTGCGAAATCAGAAGACACGGAAGTTTTTGGATTTGACAGCGAATCTGTGCGTAAGTTGAGCGAAGACAGCGATAAATCTAGAGAAATGGGAGAACGACCGCCCTCTTCGCCGCACGAGAGCAAGAAAGAGCTGTCTCCGACAAATTTGCGTAGATTTCGATCAGTGAGCACGAGGCTCAATATGTGTAGTGTTAATGAGAGCCCTCTGCCAGACGGCCAACAGGAGAGGTTAGAAATGCAAAGTTCTCCTCGTATACTCGAGTGTAGTTCAGCTAAGGAGAAGACCTCAGGAACTAAATTCGATTTTTCTCCGAAAATTTTAGCTGATACCATTGCCTCTCCGCGTTTTTTCACACCACCCGAAATGGTATCGCCCTTATTTTTCGCGGAACCCTCCCCAAAGTCTGTTTATTATGATAGTGTGAGGTCACCGAAATTCTTCCCCGAAACGCCTCGCGATGCAGAAGTTCCTCAGTCGCAACGTGCGTTAGGTGACCACAGAAACCGTACAAATGGTATAGAAAAACCCAGCTCGCCTAGAGTTTTAAGTGCTCGACCTAGCCCTAAGGTTCatagttataataaagaaaattacttCACATTCGAACACGTCACTGCAACAGAAGAGAATGCAGCGAGAGTGTCACCAAGACCGAAACGGTATGGAGGAAGGAATTCGATAGAAAGAGAAATATTTACACCACCAGCTGATAAGGCTGACATTAAAAAGTACAGAAGGCACAATAGTTGTGATACGAACTATAGAAGCGTAGAGGTGAATATTTCCAAATGCGACGATATCAAGGAAACGGCTGATGCTGGAACTAAAATGGAAACAACAGACAGAGATGTAGTAGATTGCTGTGCCAAAATAGAATCTTTGCAAGTTGATAAAACGGCTAGTGAGAAACACGAACTAACTCCGATTTCGAATTCAGCGCAAGTGAGACGACAGAGATTAAAATCGATATCTCTAGATTCCGATAATGCAAAAATAATCGAACAGAATTTAGGTTTACCAATAGCCAAACAGATGAAAGATCAGATGAACGAAGCGTACAAAAATCAAGAAGGGAGTGCGTCCTGTGAAAGTATAGAGCGGTATCAGAAGTCACCTTCGAAAGAACGACCAGTATTTAAGTTTGATGTCGAACAGAAAGAAAAAGTCGAAAGTGACCCGAAGTCACCTGATCGCAAGCAGAAGAAATGTCTCCGTCAAAGTTGTGACACTCAGTCTTTCTTAGATATGCCCAGGTTTTCGCCCAAGGAATTCGAAATAACCGTTACATCCGAGGAAGGTGCAACGACATCCGCTGAAACTCAAACGAAACGAAAAGGCAAGAATTTGCGAAACTTAACAATCGATTTGTCGAAACGCGATAGCGATCTGGAAAAGGAGCTGTTGGAATTCGAGAAGCTCTACACAAATGCTGAAGAGAAGAAGGTAAAAACGCCAACATTAAAAGTCAAAGCGACATCATTGGATTCTTCCGAAACCGTTAATCTTTCTCTACCTCAGAAGAAGACTTTGGAAGTTCCTCAAAATTCTATTTCAGTTCCCAATACTCCTAAACGTCAGTTAAAACGTATACTTGCTCAAAAGAACGTAAAACACGATTTGTCGGGTGGTAAAGTTGGATATAACTCCATACAAACTAACGCCGACCAGCGCAGGTTGTTTATGAAGGGGCAGGATAGTGGTATATTTCTAAGGGAAAACCATGCGAGCCTCATGCTATATCAACCTGGTACATCTAGAATGGGCTCCCGCACAATGGGTTCGTTTGACGAGAATATGACAGATAATGCCCCGGAAATAAATGTGTCAACCGTCGATAATAGACCTGGTTTCCACTTGGATTCGGGCCAAACTCTAGGTTctaatctattaaattataaacaaaatttaagcgTTTCAAGTACAAATTTGAAAACCCTTCCCGAGGGTGTACCGTCTGATGATTTCGAACCGAGTGCGGAAGACGAGAAACTAGTTAAGAAATTACATAGACGCAATTCTAATCAAAGTTTAATGCTAAGTACGCACAGTCTTCAGGGCTCGAATTGTTCTCTCAGTAGCGCGGGAGCTTCGTGTCATAATTTAGCGACAGTTAGAACGAGTATAtcgaattttagtttaaataacgACAGTAGACAAAAGAAGTTTTCTCTAGAAAGGCGAGATTCGAGCGCCTCCATCAACCCTAGTGAACATTTAACGCCAACCACGAGAGTGATATGTTCGTCTAATACGAATTTGTCTGGCGAAGTTTCTAAAAATTGTCTGTTACAACGTCGAGGCTCAAACAATAGtcttaccttaaatatattatcttcaaATAACCTTAGTCGACATTCGAGTAACAGTTCTCTGAACAAGGAAGCTAAACTTGGCCAAAAAAAGGGTTTATTGGAGAGGAGAAGCTCTAATACGTCTCTTACTCTGAATATTAACACTTCGAATCCTCAACTATCAACTAATCGTGGTTTAagcatatcaaattataatcttAACGGCTCTACGTGTAATCTAAGCCGCTATAACAGCAACCATAGTATTGATAATGCTGAACCAAGAAAAGGAATCTTGGAAAGAAGAAGTTCAAATACCTCCCTAACTCTCAACATCCAACCTCAAGAGCCCAGAGATTTGGAAATAGACGAGACATTAATTGACGCAAATCTTAAAGAGTTACCGCACAGGGACAAACACAGGAAGTCGTTGAGTACAGAAAATTTAATACcgaaatcttataaaaatagaacaagGTTCCGGTCAACGGAAAAGGGTTTTGGATCACACGACAATTTGTGGTCGGCGTCATATGGTGACCAAGAATATCCCCAGAACCTAACCTACGTTTGTGGTGATCAAGAAAATGAGATTATATACGCATTCGGTCGCCAAGAGGACCCAAACTTCCAACCCGGTTTCGTCCGAAATATTACAACGAAACCCCTGAGCCCTCAAAGTACGTCCGAAGATTTCAGACTGTATTTAGCCAATATGCAACACTTGCAGAACGCTTCGAGTGTTCTGACGAGACAACAGTTAAAAGACCTGAACAATGTCTTCCAAAATGggtattccaaatttaaatgctTGAGCAAAAATGATGGCCAACACTGTTGTTCAGGTCGCGTGGATATCGATTTAGCGTCTGAGAACCCACAGATGGCTCTGCCGGAGACGGTCGCATCGCAACCATGTTCTGAATACCAGAAAATGTTATTGCGAAACTTACACCAAGAGTTTTGGGATATGCCGACGAATTTTCAGGAGAAGCCAATAGTGTCAGGGTCCCATACGAAGAATAGGTATAAGACGATCCTACCTAACGAACATTCTAGATTCATTCTTCGAGCGGACGGTGATAACTGCGAGGGATATATAAATGCCAATTACATAAAG GGGCATGAATACACCAAGAACAGCTACATAGCGACTCAAGGGCCGCTTCCGAACACATTATACGATTTCTGGTTAATGGTTCGGCAGAACAACGCCGAATTCCTCTCGCAACGTCCCCCTGGTACCACCACCGAATACGTTCAGAAGATAGTCATGCTAACAAACTTCATAGAGAACAACAGAcagaaatgtgaaaaatatttccCGCTGGAGATCGATGAAGAAGTAACAATATCGAGTCCTGATTGCTCGGAAGTCTGCTTCTTCTTCGATGATGATATGCCGAAGAACACGTTTAAAATCAAGAATATTGGGAAGATAAAAAAATCTGGTTACACTATAAGGAAATTGGATATGACATATGTGAATTCAAGTGGTGTTAGTGATGCTAGTGTCACAGTGTATCATTATTGGTTCCACAATTGGGCAGATCATAAGTGTCCGAAGGATGTAAACGCTTTGTTAAATTTGAGTTTGGATATTTTAAGAGAAGAGTGCTACGATTTCAGTGAGTGTAAAGACGAGAAAGACGAACAGTGTAAATGCAGTGATAGTCCTAAGCCCGGTTCTAAGTTCGTGTTCCCTCCGTTGGAGTCGCAGAGCATAGCGTGTCCTGTCAAAGTTTGTGTGACGTCACCATTGAACTTTACTGTTGAAAATCATTCACCACCAACGATAATTCACTGTTCTGCGGGTATTGGCAGGACAGGGTGTTTGATTGCAATCCTTAATGGTATAAAGCAGTTGACAAACGAACAGAAAGTAGATGTATTGAGTATTGTTTGTAATATGCGTTTGAATAGAGGTGGGATGGTACAAAACTCGGAGCAGTATGAACTAATACATAAAGTATTGTGTTTGTTCGAACACGCTTGCTTGCCCGATTTATAG